The following nucleotide sequence is from Bacteroidota bacterium.
CGATCGCGACGACAACATATTTGAGCTTTGCGTATCTCTCGCGTCAGATGCGAGGGTCGATGCTCGAGGTTATCCGCCAGGACTATATCCGTACTGCCCGCGCAAAGGGCTTGAGCGAAAAGGTGGTCGTCTATAAGCATGCACTTCGCAATTCGCTCATCCCGATCATCACGATCGTCGCCTACATCCTGCCGGCGCTCATCAGCGGTTCGATTGTCATCGAGTATATCTTTACGATCCCGGGCATCGGCAAGTTGGCGTTCGAAGCGCTGACGGCACGTGATTACCCGGTCATCATGGCCGAGTTCACACTTTCATCGGTGCTGACACTTGTCGGTCTGCTTCTGGCCGATTTGTTATACTCGGTTGTCGATCCGCGTATCGCTTTCTCCAAGAAGAGCAACTAATCAATCTTACGATCTTCTCATGGCAGAACAAGCACTCAAAGCCACGCCCACGAAGGAAGAGCTCGCACGGGAGAAATCTCGCAAAGCGGTGAGCCAGTCGTACTGGAGCCTCGTGCGGCACCAGTTCAAGAAGAATAAGATTTCGCTGGCTGCGTTGTACATTGTGTACCTACTGTTCGCAGTCGCGATCTTTGCGGACTTCCTTGCCAACGACAAACCGATCATGGCGAAATATGACGGGACGTTGTACTTCCCGGTCGTGAAAGATTATTTCGTGATGGCTGGGATCGATCGGTGGGGACCCGACCTCGTGACGGCAGACTGGCGCGTACTCGATAAAGAGGGGAAACTGTCAATGACGGTCTGGACGCCGATCAAGTGGCGTTCGTCGAACCAGGATCTTGAACACAATACCGCGCCGCCCGGCGGCGACCACTTGCTCGGGACGGATGCGATCGGTCGTGACGTCATGGCAGGATTGATTTCCGGTTCTCGAATAGCACTCACGATCGGCTTCCTATCGATGTCGATCGCTGTCATTCTTGGCGTGTTTTTCGGCGCCGTCTCGGGATTTTATGGAGGATGGATTGATGTCGTGGTCTCGAGATTCATCGAGCTGATCATGACATTCCCGACATTCTTCCTGATCATTACCGTCGTTGCGATGCTTCCGAGCGGTTCGATCTGGCTGGTGATGATTATGATCGGGTTGACGAGCTGGACCGGTATTGCCCGATTTACGCGAGCGGAATTCCTGCGTATCCGTAATATGGAGTACACCGCTGCGGCAACCGCACTCGGACTTTCGAACTGGCGTATTATTTTCCGTCATGTCCTGCCGAACTCGCT
It contains:
- a CDS encoding ABC transporter permease codes for the protein MAEQALKATPTKEELAREKSRKAVSQSYWSLVRHQFKKNKISLAALYIVYLLFAVAIFADFLANDKPIMAKYDGTLYFPVVKDYFVMAGIDRWGPDLVTADWRVLDKEGKLSMTVWTPIKWRSSNQDLEHNTAPPGGDHLLGTDAIGRDVMAGLISGSRIALTIGFLSMSIAVILGVFFGAVSGFYGGWIDVVVSRFIELIMTFPTFFLIITVVAMLPSGSIWLVMIMIGLTSWTGIARFTRAEFLRIRNMEYTAAATALGLSNWRIIFRHVLPNSLAPVLVTTAFGVASAILTEAGLSFLGFGVPPTTVTWGSVLNDARGNISAWWLAVFPGFMIFLTVLCYNLVGDGLRDALDPRLRD